In Eisenibacter elegans DSM 3317, the genomic window ACTACTTGCATATTTTGTTTGGCTTAGCACAAAGCTTTGGCTTCATCATCAAAACAAGATTCTATTATTCTAAAACACCCTATACACCGCCTTCACAAACAACTACTTCAGTACTCAATATTTAAGATACTTTATGCCCAAGACGCTACTACCCAACGCCTTGTTGTTTTTAGCTGGTATATCGCTGGTGCTTTTGAGCAACTGCCAAGGCCAAACACGCTATAGCGGGCTGATAGACAGCTTGTTGAAAACAGCTCCCGAAAGTTATGCTTTTGCGCCCATTCTAGAGGCTCCTGAGCAGTATGAGCTACAGATTATCTACACCCAAATCAATCGGGATGCTCAGAATCAAGCGCAACTCAAAACATTTCATTACCGCACTGCCAACGCCCCCTACTTCTACCCCGCCAGTACGGTCAAGCTACCCTATGCTATTGCAGCCTTACAGCGTCTCAACGAATTGGACCTGATTGGCCTCACACGCTACTCACCGATGGAGGTCTTGGTGGCTCGTGAGCCCCAAAAACCCAACAAGCTCAAAGACAGTACCAGTGCTACCGGATACGCACATCTGGCGCACTATATACGCAAGGCACTGATTATCAGTGATAATGACGCTAGCAATCGGCTGTATGAATTTGTAGGCCAAAAATACCTCAACGAATGTTTTTGGCGGCGTAATTATGACGACTTGCGCCTCATCCACCGTCTAGCCAACAGCAAGTTCAAATCTGTAGACAACCGCTACACCAATCCGATGCGCTTTTATCGTGTCGACAACCCCGAGGTGTTGGTCTATGAGCAAGCCGAGCAGCTCAACCCCCAAGCCTATCCGCCAAAAATAGATCCTATGCGCAAGGGTATTGGCTATATTGATGATGATACGGGAAAGCTCGTCAAACAACCCAAAGACCTGCGCGATAAAAACTATATCAGCCTCCCAACGCTACATCAAATCCTCATTGCGACCATGATGCCCGAAGCCGTAGCCCCCGAGCGACGCTTCAACCTCAGCCTCCAAGACCAACGCCTGCTCTGGCAAGCGCTCTCTAGCCTCCCTCGCGAAAATCGCTACCCCGACTATAGCCAGTATCCCGATAATTATAACAAATACCTGCTCTATGGCGATACCCAAGGGCGAAGTATACCGAGCAATATCCGTATTTTCAACAAAGTCGGAATGGCTTTTGGATACCTGATTGACAATGCTTATATCGTTGATTTTGACAAAGGGCTGGAGTTTTTCCTCTCGGTAGTGGTCTATACCAATAAAAACCAAATTCTTAATGATGATCGGTATGAGTACAAAACCATCGGCTTTCCTTT contains:
- a CDS encoding serine hydrolase; translation: MPKTLLPNALLFLAGISLVLLSNCQGQTRYSGLIDSLLKTAPESYAFAPILEAPEQYELQIIYTQINRDAQNQAQLKTFHYRTANAPYFYPASTVKLPYAIAALQRLNELDLIGLTRYSPMEVLVAREPQKPNKLKDSTSATGYAHLAHYIRKALIISDNDASNRLYEFVGQKYLNECFWRRNYDDLRLIHRLANSKFKSVDNRYTNPMRFYRVDNPEVLVYEQAEQLNPQAYPPKIDPMRKGIGYIDDDTGKLVKQPKDLRDKNYISLPTLHQILIATMMPEAVAPERRFNLSLQDQRLLWQALSSLPRENRYPDYSQYPDNYNKYLLYGDTQGRSIPSNIRIFNKVGMAFGYLIDNAYIVDFDKGLEFFLSVVVYTNKNQILNDDRYEYKTIGFPLLRNIGQRFYEYEQQRIKTHRPDLSVYRLNYD